A genomic stretch from Thunnus maccoyii chromosome 19, fThuMac1.1, whole genome shotgun sequence includes:
- the znf618 gene encoding zinc finger protein 618 isoform X3: MSAKEAPNPGMEQADGGSAATDGPSPTLASTTKSTSPPPVTVKKEPGTSETSNGKVGDPNPAEICVVIGGNDGGASRGGSRRAQTEGSYVCGVCGKKYKYYNCFQTHVRAHRESETMVGDGLPQTPNNSFRYSCDICGKKYKYYSCFQEHRDLHAVDDPYEQVVLPVDGLKEEEPVEPYQKIGPREKALAHLLRDRGFNRRQRVSLQTQLAVFAETGSYVCEFCGKQYKYFNPYQEHVALHTPMGSFDIKASRVQECGSMDMSKFGHSQTGKIKSSPFRRKLESAIQSSLVDTNSSQNSSGTPSPLVASSFSTTQKPYTCGACGIQFQFYNNLLEHMQSHAADNENHTKGDSPKTSSASGPQEQMWRGSQAQTQAQAQAQAQAQAQAQAQAQAQAQAQAHPSVKLQIQPQSISQRNHTLSQNNGLPEKERQQVAERLLRVMCSDLSMLNVLNSKDFLKLAQTLVDTGARHGAYSTRDALGNMSALALRQLPRMYNQVKVKVTCALGSNASLGIAVTCHSQTSGPDACYVLTAYQVEGSRLKRYVLGVREVELREGPEQVHHWVQNVLSEFVMSDIRTVYVSEPRVWAAGFGGSPLGSGGRGRICLRCAGCSLGAVVQAVLGKRSLQARGLHELAELLSTCRDIASSTTLAFREEQCTNTSTSTTEEGTQGSPAQCPTPPCWDRMAEALLQVHAHFEQICEAYGRSKSTAPLLQGLNKHLLGTLACLLAPLRLAALELSSQRRPTLQQVLPVYLRLEKFFTSKAGEAGTGTASKLCHYFLEALKENFKVERAHQVAMVLDPQLKLRSVPAYQHEDIISRACEMAAESRDGGMTGGGGSGGEERDTDGPPTPKISRIEGGGNNGGSSMGTSSSCSVSGNDESQSQVRQEIFQYLAEPVLQGTPDLFQYWSSAVGEKFPRLARLALWLLAVPAVGIRSECITVCEQSLAMKRRQQVTAEEMNKLIFLRSNMG, from the exons ATGAGTGCAAAAGAGGCACCCAATCCTGGCATGGAGCAGGCAGACGGTGGGAGTGCAGCCACAGATGGCCCCTCACCAACCTTAGCCTCAACGACCAAGAGTACCAGTCCACCACCTGTCACAGTAAAGAAAGAACCTGGGACCTCGGAGACGAGTAACGGGAAAGTCGGTGATCCCAACCCTGCTGAGATCTGTGTTGTCATCGGAGGAAATGATGGAGGAGCAAGTAGAGGTGGATCCCGTAGAGCTCAGACCGAGG GTTCCTATGTATGTGGGGTATGTGGGAAGAAGTACAAGTATTATAACTGCTTTCAGACACACGTCAGGGCACACAGAG AATCAGAGACCATGGTTGGAGATGGTCTACCCCAGACACCCAACA ATAGCTTCCGTTACTCCTGTGACATCTGCGGCAAGAAGTATAAATACTACAGCTGCTTCCAGGAGCACCGTGACCTGCATGCAGTTGATG ATCCATATGAACAGGTAGTGTTACCTGTGGATGGCCTTAAAGAGGAGGAGCCAGTGGAACCCTATCAGAAAATCGGACCAA GGGAAAAAGCACTCGCCCACCTCCTCAGAGACCGCGGGTTCAACCGACGGCAGCGGGTGTCCCTTCAAACACAATTGGCAGTGTTCGCAG AAACTGGGAGCTATGTTTGTGAGTTCTGTGGGAAGCAGTACAAGTATTTCAACCCATACCAGGAGCACGTTGCTCTTCACACACCAATGG GCTCCTTTGATATTAAGGCATCACGGGTACAGGAATGTGGGAGCATGGATATGAGTAAATTTGGCCACAGCCAAACTGGTAAGATAAAAA GCAGTCCATTCAGGCGGAAACTGGAGAGTGCGATTCAGTCCAGTCTGGTTGACACAAACAGTTCTCAGAATTCAAGCG GAACTCCGAGCCCTCTGGTGGCCAGCTCCTTCTCTACAACACAGA AACCCTACACTTGTGGTGCCTGTGGCATCCAGTTCCAGTTCTACAACAACCTGCTGGAGCACATGCAGTCCCATGCTG CCGACAATGAGAACCACACCAAAGGGGACTCTCCAAAAACCTCCTCAGCCTCGGGTCCTCAGGAGCAGATGTGGAGAGGTTCTCAGGCTCAGACCCAGGCTCAGGCTCAGGCTCAGGCTCAGGCTCAGGCCCAGGCCCAGGCCCAGGCCCAGGCCCAGGCCCAGGCCCAGGCCCATCCCTCAGTTAAACTACAAATCCAGCCTCAAAGTATCTCCCAGAGAAACCACACTCTCAGCC AGAATAATGGACTACCTGAGAAGGAGCGACAGCAGGTGGCTGAGCGGCTTTTACGGGTAATGTGTTCAGATCTGAGCATGCTAAACGTGCTCAACAGCAAGGACTTCCTAAAGTTGGCACAAACCCTAGTGGATACGGGGGCTCGTCATGGTGCCTACTCTACCCGTGATGCCCTTGGCAACATGAGTGCCTTGGCACTGCGCCAACTACCCCGCATGTACAaccaagtcaaagtcaaagtcacaTGCGCTCTAGGCTCTAATGCTTCTCTCGGCATCGCTGTCACCTGCCACTCCCAGACATCAGGCCCAGATGCTTGCTATGTTCTAACAGCCTACCAGGTGGAGGGGTCAAGACTGAAGCGCTATGTTCTCGGTGTGAGGGAGGTTGAGCTGAGGGAAGGGCCTGAGCAGGTTCACCACTGGGTGCAGAATGTTCTGTCTGAGTTTGTGATGTCAGACATTCGCACTGTGTATGTCTCAGAGCCCAGGGTGTGGGCAGCAGGATTTGGGGGATCACCACTGGGCAGTGGTGGCCGGGGGAGAATATGCTTGCGATGCGCAGGATGTTCACTTGGTGCAGTTGTCCAGGCAGTTCTTGGAAAGCGCAGCCTCCAGGCTCGAGGGCTCCATGAGTTGGCTGAGCTTCTCTCAACATGCCGAGATATTGCCTCCTCCACCACACTGGCGTTTCGTGAGGAACAGTGCACCAACACATCCACAAGCACAACTGAGGAAGGTACACAGGGCAGCCCTGCACAATGCCCCACCCCTCCTTGCTGGGATCGTATGGCTGAAGCTCTGCTGCAGGTCCATGCCCACTTTGAGCAGATCTGTGAGGCTTATGGTCGCAGTAAGTCGACGGCTCCACTCCTCCAGGGTCTCAACAAGCATCTGCTAGGCACACTGGCTTGTCTGCTGGCACCTCTGCGTTTGGCAGCTCTGGAGCTCAGCAGCCAGAGGAGACCAACTTTACAACAAGTGCTGCCTGTCTACCTACGCTTGGAGAAGTTTTTCACATCCAAAGCTGGAGAGGCTGGAACCGGCACTGCCAGCAAACTCTGCCACTACTTCCTAGAAGCACTCAAGGAAAACTTCAAG GTCGAACGAGCCCACCAGGTAGCCATGGTACTGGACCCACAGCTCAAGTTGCGCTCAGTCCCAGCCTACCAACATGAGGACATAATCTCCCGTGCATGCGAAATGGCTGCTGAATCCAGGGATGGAGGTATGACAGGTGGTGGAGGATCAGGTGGCGAAGAGCGTGACACCGATGGCCCGCCAACCCCTAAAATAAGCCGCATAGAGGGAGGTGGAAACAATGGTGGCAGTTCAATGGGGACGTCATCATCTTGCTCAGTGTCTGGTAATGATGAGAGTCAAAGCCAAGTTAGACAAGAGATTTTTCAATACCTGGCTGAGCCTGTTCTCCAAGGCACACCTGATCTTTTCCAGTACTGGAGCTCAGCTGTGGGTGAGAAGTTCCCCAGGCTCGCTCGCCTGGCACTGTGGCTACTTGCTGTGCCTGCTGTGGGCATACGCAGTGAATGCATAACTGTGTGCGAGCAAAGCCTAGCTATGAAGAGGAGGCAGCAGGTAACCGCTGAGGAGATGAACAAACTAATTTTCCTTCGCTCTAACATGGGCTAG
- the znf618 gene encoding zinc finger protein 618 isoform X2, whose protein sequence is MSAKEAPNPGMEQADGGSAATDGPSPTLASTTKSTSPPPVTVKKEPGTSETSNGKVGDPNPAEICVVIGGNDGGASRGGSRRAQTEGMFALGTPPPTKSTDSCIGSYVCGVCGKKYKYYNCFQTHVRAHRESETMVGDGLPQTPNNSFRYSCDICGKKYKYYSCFQEHRDLHAVDDPYEQVVLPVDGLKEEEPVEPYQKIGPREKALAHLLRDRGFNRRQRVSLQTQLAVFAETGSYVCEFCGKQYKYFNPYQEHVALHTPMGSFDIKASRVQECGSMDMSKFGHSQTGSPFRRKLESAIQSSLVDTNSSQNSSGTPSPLVASSFSTTQKPYTCGACGIQFQFYNNLLEHMQSHAADNENHTKGDSPKTSSASGPQEQMWRGSQAQTQAQAQAQAQAQAQAQAQAQAQAQAQAHPSVKLQIQPQSISQRNHTLSQNNGLPEKERQQVAERLLRVMCSDLSMLNVLNSKDFLKLAQTLVDTGARHGAYSTRDALGNMSALALRQLPRMYNQVKVKVTCALGSNASLGIAVTCHSQTSGPDACYVLTAYQVEGSRLKRYVLGVREVELREGPEQVHHWVQNVLSEFVMSDIRTVYVSEPRVWAAGFGGSPLGSGGRGRICLRCAGCSLGAVVQAVLGKRSLQARGLHELAELLSTCRDIASSTTLAFREEQCTNTSTSTTEEGTQGSPAQCPTPPCWDRMAEALLQVHAHFEQICEAYGRSKSTAPLLQGLNKHLLGTLACLLAPLRLAALELSSQRRPTLQQVLPVYLRLEKFFTSKAGEAGTGTASKLCHYFLEALKENFKVERAHQVAMVLDPQLKLRSVPAYQHEDIISRACEMAAESRDGGMTGGGGSGGEERDTDGPPTPKISRIEGGGNNGGSSMGTSSSCSVSGNDESQSQVRQEIFQYLAEPVLQGTPDLFQYWSSAVGEKFPRLARLALWLLAVPAVGIRSECITVCEQSLAMKRRQQVTAEEMNKLIFLRSNMG, encoded by the exons ATGAGTGCAAAAGAGGCACCCAATCCTGGCATGGAGCAGGCAGACGGTGGGAGTGCAGCCACAGATGGCCCCTCACCAACCTTAGCCTCAACGACCAAGAGTACCAGTCCACCACCTGTCACAGTAAAGAAAGAACCTGGGACCTCGGAGACGAGTAACGGGAAAGTCGGTGATCCCAACCCTGCTGAGATCTGTGTTGTCATCGGAGGAAATGATGGAGGAGCAAGTAGAGGTGGATCCCGTAGAGCTCAGACCGAGGGTATGTTTGCCCTTGGTACTCCTCCTCCAACGAAGAGCACAGACTCGTGCATAG GTTCCTATGTATGTGGGGTATGTGGGAAGAAGTACAAGTATTATAACTGCTTTCAGACACACGTCAGGGCACACAGAG AATCAGAGACCATGGTTGGAGATGGTCTACCCCAGACACCCAACA ATAGCTTCCGTTACTCCTGTGACATCTGCGGCAAGAAGTATAAATACTACAGCTGCTTCCAGGAGCACCGTGACCTGCATGCAGTTGATG ATCCATATGAACAGGTAGTGTTACCTGTGGATGGCCTTAAAGAGGAGGAGCCAGTGGAACCCTATCAGAAAATCGGACCAA GGGAAAAAGCACTCGCCCACCTCCTCAGAGACCGCGGGTTCAACCGACGGCAGCGGGTGTCCCTTCAAACACAATTGGCAGTGTTCGCAG AAACTGGGAGCTATGTTTGTGAGTTCTGTGGGAAGCAGTACAAGTATTTCAACCCATACCAGGAGCACGTTGCTCTTCACACACCAATGG GCTCCTTTGATATTAAGGCATCACGGGTACAGGAATGTGGGAGCATGGATATGAGTAAATTTGGCCACAGCCAAACTG GCAGTCCATTCAGGCGGAAACTGGAGAGTGCGATTCAGTCCAGTCTGGTTGACACAAACAGTTCTCAGAATTCAAGCG GAACTCCGAGCCCTCTGGTGGCCAGCTCCTTCTCTACAACACAGA AACCCTACACTTGTGGTGCCTGTGGCATCCAGTTCCAGTTCTACAACAACCTGCTGGAGCACATGCAGTCCCATGCTG CCGACAATGAGAACCACACCAAAGGGGACTCTCCAAAAACCTCCTCAGCCTCGGGTCCTCAGGAGCAGATGTGGAGAGGTTCTCAGGCTCAGACCCAGGCTCAGGCTCAGGCTCAGGCTCAGGCTCAGGCCCAGGCCCAGGCCCAGGCCCAGGCCCAGGCCCAGGCCCAGGCCCATCCCTCAGTTAAACTACAAATCCAGCCTCAAAGTATCTCCCAGAGAAACCACACTCTCAGCC AGAATAATGGACTACCTGAGAAGGAGCGACAGCAGGTGGCTGAGCGGCTTTTACGGGTAATGTGTTCAGATCTGAGCATGCTAAACGTGCTCAACAGCAAGGACTTCCTAAAGTTGGCACAAACCCTAGTGGATACGGGGGCTCGTCATGGTGCCTACTCTACCCGTGATGCCCTTGGCAACATGAGTGCCTTGGCACTGCGCCAACTACCCCGCATGTACAaccaagtcaaagtcaaagtcacaTGCGCTCTAGGCTCTAATGCTTCTCTCGGCATCGCTGTCACCTGCCACTCCCAGACATCAGGCCCAGATGCTTGCTATGTTCTAACAGCCTACCAGGTGGAGGGGTCAAGACTGAAGCGCTATGTTCTCGGTGTGAGGGAGGTTGAGCTGAGGGAAGGGCCTGAGCAGGTTCACCACTGGGTGCAGAATGTTCTGTCTGAGTTTGTGATGTCAGACATTCGCACTGTGTATGTCTCAGAGCCCAGGGTGTGGGCAGCAGGATTTGGGGGATCACCACTGGGCAGTGGTGGCCGGGGGAGAATATGCTTGCGATGCGCAGGATGTTCACTTGGTGCAGTTGTCCAGGCAGTTCTTGGAAAGCGCAGCCTCCAGGCTCGAGGGCTCCATGAGTTGGCTGAGCTTCTCTCAACATGCCGAGATATTGCCTCCTCCACCACACTGGCGTTTCGTGAGGAACAGTGCACCAACACATCCACAAGCACAACTGAGGAAGGTACACAGGGCAGCCCTGCACAATGCCCCACCCCTCCTTGCTGGGATCGTATGGCTGAAGCTCTGCTGCAGGTCCATGCCCACTTTGAGCAGATCTGTGAGGCTTATGGTCGCAGTAAGTCGACGGCTCCACTCCTCCAGGGTCTCAACAAGCATCTGCTAGGCACACTGGCTTGTCTGCTGGCACCTCTGCGTTTGGCAGCTCTGGAGCTCAGCAGCCAGAGGAGACCAACTTTACAACAAGTGCTGCCTGTCTACCTACGCTTGGAGAAGTTTTTCACATCCAAAGCTGGAGAGGCTGGAACCGGCACTGCCAGCAAACTCTGCCACTACTTCCTAGAAGCACTCAAGGAAAACTTCAAG GTCGAACGAGCCCACCAGGTAGCCATGGTACTGGACCCACAGCTCAAGTTGCGCTCAGTCCCAGCCTACCAACATGAGGACATAATCTCCCGTGCATGCGAAATGGCTGCTGAATCCAGGGATGGAGGTATGACAGGTGGTGGAGGATCAGGTGGCGAAGAGCGTGACACCGATGGCCCGCCAACCCCTAAAATAAGCCGCATAGAGGGAGGTGGAAACAATGGTGGCAGTTCAATGGGGACGTCATCATCTTGCTCAGTGTCTGGTAATGATGAGAGTCAAAGCCAAGTTAGACAAGAGATTTTTCAATACCTGGCTGAGCCTGTTCTCCAAGGCACACCTGATCTTTTCCAGTACTGGAGCTCAGCTGTGGGTGAGAAGTTCCCCAGGCTCGCTCGCCTGGCACTGTGGCTACTTGCTGTGCCTGCTGTGGGCATACGCAGTGAATGCATAACTGTGTGCGAGCAAAGCCTAGCTATGAAGAGGAGGCAGCAGGTAACCGCTGAGGAGATGAACAAACTAATTTTCCTTCGCTCTAACATGGGCTAG
- the znf618 gene encoding zinc finger protein 618 isoform X5, whose translation MSAKEAPNPGMEQADGGSAATDGPSPTLASTTKSTSPPPVTVKKEPGTSETSNGKVGDPNPAEICVVIGGNDGGASRGGSRRAQTEGMFALGTPPPTKSTDSCIGSYVCGVCGKKYKYYNCFQTHVRAHRESETMVGDGLPQTPNNSFRYSCDICGKKYKYYSCFQEHRDLHAVDDPYEQVVLPVDGLKEEEPVEPYQKIGPKTGSYVCEFCGKQYKYFNPYQEHVALHTPMGSFDIKASRVQECGSMDMSKFGHSQTGKIKSSPFRRKLESAIQSSLVDTNSSQNSSGTPSPLVASSFSTTQKPYTCGACGIQFQFYNNLLEHMQSHAADNENHTKGDSPKTSSASGPQEQMWRGSQAQTQAQAQAQAQAQAQAQAQAQAQAQAQAHPSVKLQIQPQSISQRNHTLSQNNGLPEKERQQVAERLLRVMCSDLSMLNVLNSKDFLKLAQTLVDTGARHGAYSTRDALGNMSALALRQLPRMYNQVKVKVTCALGSNASLGIAVTCHSQTSGPDACYVLTAYQVEGSRLKRYVLGVREVELREGPEQVHHWVQNVLSEFVMSDIRTVYVSEPRVWAAGFGGSPLGSGGRGRICLRCAGCSLGAVVQAVLGKRSLQARGLHELAELLSTCRDIASSTTLAFREEQCTNTSTSTTEEGTQGSPAQCPTPPCWDRMAEALLQVHAHFEQICEAYGRSKSTAPLLQGLNKHLLGTLACLLAPLRLAALELSSQRRPTLQQVLPVYLRLEKFFTSKAGEAGTGTASKLCHYFLEALKENFKVERAHQVAMVLDPQLKLRSVPAYQHEDIISRACEMAAESRDGGMTGGGGSGGEERDTDGPPTPKISRIEGGGNNGGSSMGTSSSCSVSGNDESQSQVRQEIFQYLAEPVLQGTPDLFQYWSSAVGEKFPRLARLALWLLAVPAVGIRSECITVCEQSLAMKRRQQVTAEEMNKLIFLRSNMG comes from the exons ATGAGTGCAAAAGAGGCACCCAATCCTGGCATGGAGCAGGCAGACGGTGGGAGTGCAGCCACAGATGGCCCCTCACCAACCTTAGCCTCAACGACCAAGAGTACCAGTCCACCACCTGTCACAGTAAAGAAAGAACCTGGGACCTCGGAGACGAGTAACGGGAAAGTCGGTGATCCCAACCCTGCTGAGATCTGTGTTGTCATCGGAGGAAATGATGGAGGAGCAAGTAGAGGTGGATCCCGTAGAGCTCAGACCGAGGGTATGTTTGCCCTTGGTACTCCTCCTCCAACGAAGAGCACAGACTCGTGCATAG GTTCCTATGTATGTGGGGTATGTGGGAAGAAGTACAAGTATTATAACTGCTTTCAGACACACGTCAGGGCACACAGAG AATCAGAGACCATGGTTGGAGATGGTCTACCCCAGACACCCAACA ATAGCTTCCGTTACTCCTGTGACATCTGCGGCAAGAAGTATAAATACTACAGCTGCTTCCAGGAGCACCGTGACCTGCATGCAGTTGATG ATCCATATGAACAGGTAGTGTTACCTGTGGATGGCCTTAAAGAGGAGGAGCCAGTGGAACCCTATCAGAAAATCGGACCAA AAACTGGGAGCTATGTTTGTGAGTTCTGTGGGAAGCAGTACAAGTATTTCAACCCATACCAGGAGCACGTTGCTCTTCACACACCAATGG GCTCCTTTGATATTAAGGCATCACGGGTACAGGAATGTGGGAGCATGGATATGAGTAAATTTGGCCACAGCCAAACTGGTAAGATAAAAA GCAGTCCATTCAGGCGGAAACTGGAGAGTGCGATTCAGTCCAGTCTGGTTGACACAAACAGTTCTCAGAATTCAAGCG GAACTCCGAGCCCTCTGGTGGCCAGCTCCTTCTCTACAACACAGA AACCCTACACTTGTGGTGCCTGTGGCATCCAGTTCCAGTTCTACAACAACCTGCTGGAGCACATGCAGTCCCATGCTG CCGACAATGAGAACCACACCAAAGGGGACTCTCCAAAAACCTCCTCAGCCTCGGGTCCTCAGGAGCAGATGTGGAGAGGTTCTCAGGCTCAGACCCAGGCTCAGGCTCAGGCTCAGGCTCAGGCTCAGGCCCAGGCCCAGGCCCAGGCCCAGGCCCAGGCCCAGGCCCAGGCCCATCCCTCAGTTAAACTACAAATCCAGCCTCAAAGTATCTCCCAGAGAAACCACACTCTCAGCC AGAATAATGGACTACCTGAGAAGGAGCGACAGCAGGTGGCTGAGCGGCTTTTACGGGTAATGTGTTCAGATCTGAGCATGCTAAACGTGCTCAACAGCAAGGACTTCCTAAAGTTGGCACAAACCCTAGTGGATACGGGGGCTCGTCATGGTGCCTACTCTACCCGTGATGCCCTTGGCAACATGAGTGCCTTGGCACTGCGCCAACTACCCCGCATGTACAaccaagtcaaagtcaaagtcacaTGCGCTCTAGGCTCTAATGCTTCTCTCGGCATCGCTGTCACCTGCCACTCCCAGACATCAGGCCCAGATGCTTGCTATGTTCTAACAGCCTACCAGGTGGAGGGGTCAAGACTGAAGCGCTATGTTCTCGGTGTGAGGGAGGTTGAGCTGAGGGAAGGGCCTGAGCAGGTTCACCACTGGGTGCAGAATGTTCTGTCTGAGTTTGTGATGTCAGACATTCGCACTGTGTATGTCTCAGAGCCCAGGGTGTGGGCAGCAGGATTTGGGGGATCACCACTGGGCAGTGGTGGCCGGGGGAGAATATGCTTGCGATGCGCAGGATGTTCACTTGGTGCAGTTGTCCAGGCAGTTCTTGGAAAGCGCAGCCTCCAGGCTCGAGGGCTCCATGAGTTGGCTGAGCTTCTCTCAACATGCCGAGATATTGCCTCCTCCACCACACTGGCGTTTCGTGAGGAACAGTGCACCAACACATCCACAAGCACAACTGAGGAAGGTACACAGGGCAGCCCTGCACAATGCCCCACCCCTCCTTGCTGGGATCGTATGGCTGAAGCTCTGCTGCAGGTCCATGCCCACTTTGAGCAGATCTGTGAGGCTTATGGTCGCAGTAAGTCGACGGCTCCACTCCTCCAGGGTCTCAACAAGCATCTGCTAGGCACACTGGCTTGTCTGCTGGCACCTCTGCGTTTGGCAGCTCTGGAGCTCAGCAGCCAGAGGAGACCAACTTTACAACAAGTGCTGCCTGTCTACCTACGCTTGGAGAAGTTTTTCACATCCAAAGCTGGAGAGGCTGGAACCGGCACTGCCAGCAAACTCTGCCACTACTTCCTAGAAGCACTCAAGGAAAACTTCAAG GTCGAACGAGCCCACCAGGTAGCCATGGTACTGGACCCACAGCTCAAGTTGCGCTCAGTCCCAGCCTACCAACATGAGGACATAATCTCCCGTGCATGCGAAATGGCTGCTGAATCCAGGGATGGAGGTATGACAGGTGGTGGAGGATCAGGTGGCGAAGAGCGTGACACCGATGGCCCGCCAACCCCTAAAATAAGCCGCATAGAGGGAGGTGGAAACAATGGTGGCAGTTCAATGGGGACGTCATCATCTTGCTCAGTGTCTGGTAATGATGAGAGTCAAAGCCAAGTTAGACAAGAGATTTTTCAATACCTGGCTGAGCCTGTTCTCCAAGGCACACCTGATCTTTTCCAGTACTGGAGCTCAGCTGTGGGTGAGAAGTTCCCCAGGCTCGCTCGCCTGGCACTGTGGCTACTTGCTGTGCCTGCTGTGGGCATACGCAGTGAATGCATAACTGTGTGCGAGCAAAGCCTAGCTATGAAGAGGAGGCAGCAGGTAACCGCTGAGGAGATGAACAAACTAATTTTCCTTCGCTCTAACATGGGCTAG